In Misgurnus anguillicaudatus chromosome 5, ASM2758022v2, whole genome shotgun sequence, a genomic segment contains:
- the LOC129413401 gene encoding uncharacterized protein — MCACACNRWLLNQVLERNEVTAEEKARLDVLQQEQATASRTQVNQKRKARISVLFTEFERLKVMILCVHQNKEIYTGVLPTFQVFVKKLQHEKPMVHLLHVEMVALVRELLSKFMKPEAIPLSVKEILKVDVQSRDLQLSNKRLCVGRFCYSAMNKARVERKIWVGNLYKSLREGYIKSAEFLLKNLPLDNKTITSLSALTPCLIQCDSVCGAFMALEEALPHVVPSEEVGQLEEEVRAYQIDSDLIPQAKTYVEEDSRVNIDWWKLVV, encoded by the exons atgtgtgcgtgtgcatgCAATAGATGGCTTCTTAATCAGGTGCTTGAAAGAAATGAGGTTACAGCCGAGGAAAAGGCCAGACTAGATGTTCTTCAACAAGAGCAGGCCACAGCATCCAGAACACAAGTTAACCAGAAACGTAAGGCTCGGATCTCTGTGCTCTTCACAGAGTTCGAAAGACTGAAGGTCATgatcctttgtgttcatcagaacaaagaaatttatacag GTGTCCTGCCAACATTTCAAGTGTTTGTCAAAAAACTGCAACATGAAAAGCCCATGGTGCACTTGTTGCATGTCGAAATGGTGGCTCTTGTGCGAGAGCTGCTTAGCAAATTTATGAAGCCAGAggctatccctttaagtgttaaGGAGATCCTCAAGGTTGATGTCCAGAGTAGAGATTTACAGCTTTCAAACAAGAGACTTTGTGTTGGAAGGTTCTGCTATTCTGCCATGAACAAGGCCCGTGTGGAAAGGAAAATATGGGTTGGGAATCTCTATAAGTCACTCAGAGAAGGGTACATCAAATCAGCTGAGTTCCTACTCAAAAATCTACCCCTGGACAACAAAACAATCACCTCACTCTCTGCTCTGACTCCATGTCTTATTCAATGTGACTCTGTTTGTGGAGCTTTTATGGCATTAGAAGAGGCTTTGCCTCATGTTGTTCCATCGGAAGAGGTCGGTCAACTAGAGGAGGAAGTTCGGGCATATCAGATTGATTCGGACCTTATACCTCAAGCCAAGACCTACGTTGAAGAGGACAGCAGAGTCAATATTGACTGGTGGAAACTAGTGGTGTGA